TCTCATCTTCCTCCTCAGCCTTCCCATCACCTTTCTCCTCGGTCTTCCCATCGTCTTTCTCCTCAGTCTTCTCATCGTCTTTCTCCTCATTCTTCTCATCATCTTTCTCCTCATTCTTCTCATAGTCTCTGTCCTCGTTCCTATCCTCCTTTTTGTCATCGTTCCTATCCTCCTCTTTCTCCTTGGGTAGTAAGCGCCCCTTCAGACCCATCTCCGCTTTTTTCTTCCACGTCTTTCTTTCATTTTTGTTAGTGGCTAAATCAAATGCATGATTTCATTGAGTTAGCAAAACATGCCTAAAAATCAAATAGAGCAAGAACTTCAACATTCTGAACTTACCAGTATTGATTGAATCAATGAATTTGTAGGCATGAAGTTACGATCAACAAAATATCCATCATCATTTCCCTAATTAACCATGCAAAAAAACAGTTAGCTTGATTGCTGTTCAACCCTATAAACTTAGTCAGTCATCAAGCTGCGGCCTTGACTGACACTGGGCAGTTGCAGATGCAAGACCAGCAGCAAATTATTCAACATAACATATCATAATCACATGTAACATAAAAAGATCGACATACCTCACTTAACCTTTCCCACACCGCATCGGTATGAGTACTCAACAAGGAAATATCATTCAGCAATACATAAATTTGGTCTTCAACCTATACAATAATAGGGATATATTTTAGGAGGAAAGTTCGCTCACTTTAAGAAGAGGGGAGGGTCACTATCTCTGAACAAATCAACTCACCTTAGATACTGTAAGTAATGTTTCATTCCAAAGTAGGAGAGAGGGCTGTCTCTCTTCAAGGTCATTTTTGAATGAAGAGAATCTGCACTCAGAGACATGAATAAATCGAGTTTTAAAAGCAACAAAAAAAAGTAACACTTGAACATATATATAAACTTCCATTTACCCATAAGGGGTTAGCTGAGGGCCCCTCAAAAAAGTCGAGATCCTTGCACCTAAAATTAGGGAACAAAGAAAAGATGTAACAGAATAATCACTTGCAAATATTGTTTTGCTCCAGAAAAATTGAACACTTATGTTGTAGAAATTTACAACCGGTAAGCTCTTCTGGTTCAGCTGAAGAGAATGCAAGCGCAGAATAGAACATGTCGTCTTTACACCCAACATCATACTTTTGATGCTCGGGTAGAAGTGATTCATACATAGCAAGAGTTACTGCAAGTCTGAAGTAGCAGCTTCTGTGTATGGAGGAGCCCAACTCCACATCCTAATGAAATATCGAAGTATCAGCCTTTACCCCAATAAAGATCTCAAATCTTACAGAAAtgttgatggattgaaggaacCAATATTTAAAAAAGCTCATGTACAATGGGTACCTGGCGATCAACCATCCAACCATGATGTAGAGGGACACCGAGACAACCAAATAGTGCAGTTTCTAAGGTCTGCTCAAAACCACAAGAGCTGAAAAAGGACATCATAAGCATTAGACTCTGAGAAGGACAATCACAAATACTCAATTAAATCAGTATGAGTCACCTAGCAAATTTCACATCAAAGTACAAGCTGCTCGGGAGCTTCGGCAATACACGAAGAACTTGTTTATTGAACTCTGATAGTTCCAAGTTTTGTTCCAACTGCAGTATAATAAGTGGACAGTAGCATAACTTTGAGTTAATGAACATTATTCTTGCAAAACAATTGCATCTATACAGTTGCATACCTGCATTTGTGTATTCCCATACAACAGATAACTCTGGACAAGATAGATGAGGTGGCCCTCAGACACCTTCTTGATATCTAAATTGAGAGTTATCTTCTCTCCAAGAAGGAGAACATTACCTGCATTTCCAATAAGTTCAGTGACGAGGGAAAACACACTACAAATGATATTTAATGTCAAATTAATTTATAAACTTGTTGGATTGTACACCGAGAGGTAAAAGTATGTAAACAGCACGAATTCCGGGTAACCAGCCAAGCCACTAAAGTAGATATATAGAGAGAAAAACTAAAAAAATTCAGCCACATTGACTTACATAGTGCTACTAGAGAGCAGCGTGTATTCTTATTCTTGAGGACAATAGGTGTGCGCCgaccaagaaattcaataatTCTTGTTGCATACCACACAACAgaacttccttttcttctttacCATATCAAATGGCAAATTCTGATCCTGCAACTGGGGAGGGTGCAGAGTTGGCAAAAAACATTATTCAAATGAAACAATGAATATCCACAGTATCCAAGAGGCACAACTTGAAAAGAATAGTACCTCCCTTATAGTTTTTAGGTAAATCATCACTTCATCTTCTTCTATTTGATCCTTTTTTCTGTACCCTTCGAGCTCGGGACATAAATCAGAATCAAGGAGACTTGTAAAAACAATACTGTTCAAGGAAGATAATAAATTCATTAGAGTTCAAACTCACAGGTAGCAATAATAGATAACATGTATTCTTTCTATATACCCACTGTGAGTATTTAACCTACTCAGAACAAAAGTTGCATGACAGGTTAGCAAGAACTAACAAGAACAGGAAGATGGAACATAAAAAACACTGCCATTAATGTTAACAGAAGCAGAAACAGGTGGGTCAAGTAAAAAAAGACTATATCTTGTCATCCAGAGATCTACGGTACACTATTTTATACCCATTTGACTAAACCCAGTCACAGAATCAATATTTTACAGGTTTCATCTTCAATGTTATTTTCACTTGAAGTAAAGAAGCGCACAGCAAAAGGTAGAAGTGGTAAATGTGCGCTATGAGATGACAGGGAGGTGTGTGGTCACGGTCCTCATTCCTGTAGGCTCTTGGCCAGGCCCGAAACGGCAGTTTCGTCTGGACCACCAACCCCTGCGAATCCCCAGTGAGGCGCAACTCTCCCTTCGAAGCTAACATTGAGGCCGCTGCTTCCTGGTCGTTTCGAGCACACAGGGAGGTGCATGGTCACGGTTGATGTCCGACGAAATTGAGATTCATGACAATGGAATTTTACCTAGTCAACCTAGTGCACCAAAGAGGAAGGCAAGCTGTGCTACCAACTACTCTCTGGATGAAGACATCCAATTATGTGAACCATGGGAGAACATAAGTTTGGATCCTATCACCTGAAATGAGCAACCTACAAGGCCTATTGGAAGTGAATTCTGAGAACTTCCATGCCAACAGAAAATTTACATCTGACAGGAATCCAAGCTCTCTTGAGCATAGGGGGGCGACAATTCACAAAGAGTGTCAGAAGTTTCAAGGCTTATATGACGAGGTTGAGCATCGTCATCCTAGTGGAGTGTCATACCAGGAACATGTAAGAATTTTATTAGGTGCTGCACCATTGTTGCTACAAGCTGCTGCATCTCTGATATTATTAGGTGCTGCATCTTTGATTTCAGTTACTAGAAGCTCAAAAATGTTGCTAAAAGCTGCTGCGTCTTTGATTCTATTAAGCTGCTGCATCATTATTTTTGTTAAGCTGCTGCATCTTTGGTTTCAGTTGCTAGAAGCTCAAAATGCATATGCAGATGGAAAGAAGGGGTTTCCTTTCCTTCATTGTTGTCTGAAGATTAGGCATAGTGAGAAGTTTGCCCCCTCTCAACAACAAAAGGCCAAGGGAAAGCAATTCACCAGCAACAACAGTGGTTGTGTTTGATGTAGAAGATGGTGAGAGTAGAAagagccaaacccatgactctTCCATGCCTAGCAGTAAAAGGCCTATGTGTAGGAAGCAAGCAAAGGAGAAGCTGAAGAAAGGAGAACAAATGGATTGTAACTTGGTAAAGAAATTTCTTGCAGATTTCAGCCCAGGAAGCAGGGCCTATGTGTGAGGAAATAGAGGAATTAAGAATAGGGGCTTTGTTTTGTGGGCTCCTGCTAGAGTTCAGCCCAGAAAACAGGGCCCCCAAAAGTGGGGGAGCACCCAAATAAAAAGTAGGGGCCCTGTTTTGGGGGCTACTGCTGGAGTTGCTCTAATAGAATTATAACAAATATTTTTATTAAAAATTAAAAGTTTATAATGTGTAAGAACACATTGTTCAAAATACTAGTTTTTGTAAACAAGGAAACTTTTTTTGtataaatacatgaaaaataaAGCACAGATTCCAATAAAAGTGATTGTTCTTACACAGCATAGCGATCTTGCTCAAGTATCTCAAGTACTTTGTGGCCGTATTGCACAGCCAGTTTGTCGGCACACTTAAGGAAATACTCACGACCTTCATGTCCAGGCCCTGGTATTCATAAAGACATGTACCAATTTAACACAATAGGAACAATGTAAtgacaagaaaaaaaaagaaagtatTGATGTAACAAGTCATCCATAATCATGTTCGTATGATTATTCCTTCAAAATGATCAATAATTGTATTATTCGTTTGTTCATGACAAATTAGCATACAAGCCATACACTGATGTTGTAATTATTAACATTAGTGACCAACCGAAACATAACACACTTACCAAGCTGAGAACTAGGAGCATTAGTAACAGAAATCATTCTCATATGATCTGCAAGGAGGCGGTAAGCTGTATCAACTCCATCAGTATCAGCTTCACCAACTTTACCCGAATAGCTATCAAATTCTTCACCAGCACGCTGCATAAATGCTTATAAGTCATCATTACATGTCATTGACCATGGAAATCAATAATATTACACAGCCAGTTATCATTTGCAACAAAAGGTAACTTGAAGCGCACATGAAAACTTATAGAAGAGATGCAATCAATTATGTTATCATAGTCATCTAATTCATAGAGGCTTTCTTTCTTTTGAAGGATGGCAGCCAAACATTGAAGATTAATCCCTGTTATGATATGTTTGGCTTGCAAAGGACTCAATACGCCATCTGCTTGCCTATTGAACTAAGAAATgaaggaaaaaaagaagaagttcATAAATAATTAAATATAAGAAGCTTCATATATTTATGCATGCAAAAGTCCTTAAAACAACCTCAACAAATACTGTCCTGGATATCTCAATAAATTTGCCATTAACACCATCTTGGCTGTTTGAACCATCAACGAAAATTCCAACAGATGGCCCACAGGGACCAGTTTCACCGCTCATCCAAAAATCTTCCTATTATTCAAACACAGTACATAAATATTCGTATAAATTCAAAAAGAAGTTGATAAGACATTACCTTCGACATAGAAGGTAAGATTCTTTCTTCCCCAATGCATTTCTGCAATGCAGTTTTTGATTCATTATCTGGACTCAAACCAGAAGATGTATCACCACTGAAATATGTGGCATGTATTCTAGATTCTGGTAGTCCATATTTCTGCATAGTAAAGAAGTACACACACACAAAGAAACTTTTAAGCATGTCTTAATACTGCTCCCTCAAATTGCAATGATGTAAATGTCATCTTTTAAGCATGCTTCCATCATATCAAATAAAAGTAGAGCCTGGTACTAACACTAAGTTTGAAATGACCTGTAGATGTGTCACAATTCCTACTTCATAAACTATACCCAAACCTTTCACTATGTCTTAACACCGCTCCCTCAAATTGCAGATGTAAATGTCATCTTTTAAGCATGCTTCCATGATATCAAATATAAAAGTAGACCCTGGTACTAACACTAAGTCACAATTCCTATTTCAGAAACTATACTCAGACCTTTCACTATTAACACAACTCATAAAACAAGACTACACAGAAACTACGGGGAGCAGAAGCTGTACCTTGCTAAGAAGGCTGTGTAACAAGCCAATGGCTTCCTCCTTGAAGTAGTCCCCAGAAGACCAACTCCCGAGGATTTCTGTAAATCGATGGTAAGTTGCGTCGCTTCTGAAGTTTGTTCAATCACATCACCAGAACTGGTAACAATGCATCTCAAAGAAAAGCAGGCTCGATGACTCCCTGTGCCATTAAGGGCCCCCTTGAACCGGTTCAGGCATATATGTATGAGGGGCACCTTGGGATCATCGATGGGGATCACCGGAGTCGATGACAACTTGGCGTACTGATTTTCCCCGAGATAGGAGAAAAACGTCTCACGAATCTCATACACTGGCCAGTCCAGTGAGAACCATGAGGTCTTGGGTGTAGCTCCCGCCATCACCAGAGATTCTATGATGAGCAAAACAAGGGCTGCAGATCAAGCACAGAATAGATGAAGACAACCTTGCCACGAACTCGAAGGCGGGGAAGTACAGAAGTAGAGCGGCGTGGACTGACCTGTGAGTCCGGAGCAGGACAGCGAGAACGGACCAGGGATGGCAATGAAGACCGGCGAGGAGCCGAGGAGGACCGTGAACGTTAGTGGCAGAAAAGCAGAACCATGTTCTATGCTTCCAAGGTCCCTGGGAACAGCAGCGCGGCGCCTGGGCCTAGCTGCGGCtcccgcgcgctcgcgcgcgtgcTCGGCttccgcggcgcggcggccgtgcccGCCGTCTGACGGCGAGGAGGCCGGGGAG
The Panicum hallii strain FIL2 chromosome 6, PHallii_v3.1, whole genome shotgun sequence genome window above contains:
- the LOC112896634 gene encoding uncharacterized protein LOC112896634, whose amino-acid sequence is MNHFYPSIKSMMLGVKTTCSILRLHSLQLNQKSLPVVNFYNISVQFFWSKTIFASDYSVTSFLCSLILGARISTFLRGPQLTPYGFSSFKNDLEERQPSLLLWNETLLTVSKVEDQIYVLLNDISLLSTHTDAVWERLSEGNDDGYFVDRNFMPTNSLIQSILPLTKMKERRGRKKRRWV